The genomic segment CGCGGGAGATCCGGACGTGCGTGACGTAGTAGACGTGCTCGACCTCCTGGAGCAGCAGCGGCAGCACGTCCGCGGCGAAGTCCAGCTGGTCGCCGCCGGACTCCTTGAGGCGGGCGGCGCGGGCCGCGCGCAGCGCGTCCGCGGTGAGGAACAGCGCCTTGTGGCTGAAGTCCGGCCGCTTCTGGTTGCGCCCGCGCGCCGGGATGGGCAGCCCGCTGCGCGAACCGGCGACGATCCTCGGCTCCCGGCCGCTCGCCCGGTACACCAGCTCCCCGTCCTCGCCGGTGTCGAACTCGCCACCGCGGCCGACGGTCAGCGACAGCATCACGTCGTAGAAGGACAGCCCGAGACCACGGATGCCCACGGTGCCGCCGGCCGGGATCGTGTCCTCGCCCAGCGGCATGTCGGCCGCCGAGTCGCCGCACAGATAGTGCGTGCCGGGCGTGCGTCCCGTGAAGGCCAGCATCTTTCGCTCGAAGTCGTCCGGGGAGTTGACGGGGTGCCCGGTGGCGAGCACGACCCGGTCGGCCTCCAGCAGATGCGGAGCCGTGTCGAGGCTGAGCAGATAGCCGCTGTCCGCGCCGGTGCGCAGCGCGGTCACCCGGCCGGTGACGGGGACGACCTCCACATGCGGGGGCAGGTTGTCCACGATGCTCTGGTGGACATCGGCGAGGTACTGCCCGTAGCGGACGCGGGGCGCGTAGTCGTCCGGTCCCAGCGGTTCCTCTCCCGCCTCGGCGCGCTGTGCGATCCACTCGCCGAGGGAGGGGCCGGCGCCCGGGCGGTGGGGGCCGCCGTCCGGGGCACCGGAGTACATGGTCACTTGGCTGATGACGGTGTTCATGGTGAACCAGGGGTCCTGGTCCGTGCGCCACACCCGGCCGGCGCCGACCTCGGTCGCGTCGACGAGGTGGATCCGCACGGGACGGGGCGTGGTGCCGTGGGCGGCCCGTTCGGCCTCGGCCGTGGCACGGACGGCGAGCCGCTCCAGGACGGAGATGCCCCGGGGGCCGCTGCCGACGACGGCGATGATCAGTGGGCGCGTATCGGATGAGTATCCGGACACAGGGAATTCCTTGGTGGTGAGGAGGAACGCGCGAAAAGGAAGCCGCACGGCACCGGAGCCGCACGGGTAACCGGGCGGATCGGTCACACGGGCAGGGCGGCGCTGTCGCCGTGCTCGCCGCCGTGGACCGCCGCGGCCCGGTCGAAGGACTCCTGGATGTGCGAGAGCATGCCGAGCAGGTCGTCGGCGCGTAGGCGCTCACGCCCCGGCGCAGGCAGCGCGCGGATCGGCATGGAGCCGGTCGTGTACCACTGGAGGCTGCCGCGCGCGTCGATGTAGCTGCGTGAGCGCTGGGCGTTGTCGGCGTGCAGACAGTACGGAACGTCGAGGATGCCGCGGCGGAACGCCTCCGTCAGGGCGCGGCCCATGTCGGGGTGGATCTCCAGGACCGCCTCGACGAGGGACCGCGCCTCGGCGAGCACGCCGTACTCGTCCCCGGCGTCCGGCGTGCGCCCCCGCTCCGCGGCGGCGGCCAGCGCGGCCTCCTCCAACGCGTGGACGTTGTCCTGGATGGTGGGGATCCGGTGCGCCTCGGCCGGCGTCTTGACGATCAGGCGCTCGGTGCCGGTGAGTGCGGCCAGCCGGGCGCTGTCCCGCAGCAGCGCGAGGGCGCCCTCGGTGGTGCGCGGGAACACACCCATGTACGTGTAGAGCACGACGTGCCAGTCGAGGCCGGCCAGGTGCTCCCCGGCCAGGGTGCGCAGGGCCAGCAGTGCCTCGACGTCCTGGTCGTGGTGGGTCTGCTGGGCGTAGCTGAGGGAGATGCTGCGCAGCCCGTGCTGCCGGAAGAAGATCCCTTCCAGTACGGACAACGCGATGAGCAGACCCGGAGGGCAGAGCTGGCCGAGCATGCAGCCGCCGAAGCTCTCCAGGTGCGTGCCCGGTCGCGACGCCAGCAGTTCGCAGCTGCGCGCCCAGGCGTCCACCGACTCACGGATCGGGGTTCTGCTGTAGGGCAGGCAGTACGAGACCGGCCCGCCCTCGGTGGCATCGAGTCCGGCGTCCAGGAGGGCGCGGACGATGTGGAGCGGATCGGCCGAGCCGTGCCGTACCTGGACGGCGAATCCGTCG from the Streptomyces sp. NBC_00310 genome contains:
- a CDS encoding FAD/NAD(P)-binding protein, producing the protein MSGYSSDTRPLIIAVVGSGPRGISVLERLAVRATAEAERAAHGTTPRPVRIHLVDATEVGAGRVWRTDQDPWFTMNTVISQVTMYSGAPDGGPHRPGAGPSLGEWIAQRAEAGEEPLGPDDYAPRVRYGQYLADVHQSIVDNLPPHVEVVPVTGRVTALRTGADSGYLLSLDTAPHLLEADRVVLATGHPVNSPDDFERKMLAFTGRTPGTHYLCGDSAADMPLGEDTIPAGGTVGIRGLGLSFYDVMLSLTVGRGGEFDTGEDGELVYRASGREPRIVAGSRSGLPIPARGRNQKRPDFSHKALFLTADALRAARAARLKESGGDQLDFAADVLPLLLQEVEHVYYVTHVRISRGRTAAEVFADAHAAALRAGQERGPLLSAMGLDGVPPIDLDALARPFGETRFASGEEFRERLLKVVDEDLAAAALGTLDGPLKSALDVLRDIRNVVREAVDYGGLLPESHTGFFHRRFLPVNALLSAGPPMSRVEQLRALIRQGLVEVAGPGTDFGTDERAGGFRVVSPQVAGSARLVHTLIDARIPTPDLRRDTSPLTQQLVAEGMVRPYVIDGPGGSRHVTGGMDVTVSPFHVVNAEGRAQPDLYAIGIPTEHTRWFTQVGSSRPGVSTLFYRDADAIAVDALRPVEQPRPAAEPVIIPHQSGSGSGVVGARRGDSA
- a CDS encoding methylaspartate mutase codes for the protein MTGSHPVPARSRDVTHPDGGPGVFSSAVAAARRAGELVVQPRMGFADLPRMRAGLRAVKQARARAVGTLTIDSYTRVGDIASARHALAEGTDLNGYPIVAHGADTTRDLVSGLSGDGFAVQVRHGSADPLHIVRALLDAGLDATEGGPVSYCLPYSRTPIRESVDAWARSCELLASRPGTHLESFGGCMLGQLCPPGLLIALSVLEGIFFRQHGLRSISLSYAQQTHHDQDVEALLALRTLAGEHLAGLDWHVVLYTYMGVFPRTTEGALALLRDSARLAALTGTERLIVKTPAEAHRIPTIQDNVHALEEAALAAAAERGRTPDAGDEYGVLAEARSLVEAVLEIHPDMGRALTEAFRRGILDVPYCLHADNAQRSRSYIDARGSLQWYTTGSMPIRALPAPGRERLRADDLLGMLSHIQESFDRAAAVHGGEHGDSAALPV